The Ictalurus furcatus strain D&B chromosome 12, Billie_1.0, whole genome shotgun sequence nucleotide sequence ataataataaaaagaccaCAAATTGTCATCACAATAGGAAGTGCATCGACTTGCAGGACAGTTAGGAATGTGATGGACTAGCATAAATGAATAATAGAAATGAATCTCTCACCTCTTTGGAAGCAGCAGCACCACCGGTCTCTCCACGAGCAGCCCTCCAAGCGAGAGAACCTGAAATCCGGCCTCCTGTCTCTCCTGGCTTTGGGCTCTTTGGAGAAATGAACTCCACCAGCTCGACTAACAACCTCTCCAGCAATTCCTGCTTCCTCTCGGCACTCAGTGACTGCTGCCTCTGTGCACACACGGTCCATACCGCATTCATATTTGTtgtttaaggaataaaacaatggGGTGTGCtgatacaggaaaataatcgacaacaGGGTGCTGTGATGTGGCTCaatgcaaagcagagttactgctggtggtggtgttttttttttaaaaaacattctcTCAATAACAGCGATTTGAAAATTACATACGTGTTTATGTCgagcgtccaccatacaagtgtgtgtgtgtgtgtataaagcctagttcacactgcCCCAACAGACActaagaacctttttttttttttttttttttttttttaaaaaacagacagTCAGACTGCTTTAAAAACGGACGATCCTTTGACCACAATCCAAATTTTACTACTACTAAAGTCTTCACGTGTCATTCTTAGCCTGAAAAgacgaagagagagaggaaagaggtTGTGGGTGAAGCCTCGGTTGCTGCAACGTGAAAGACAGGGCACTCACTTACGTTTATGCTGAGAAACCTTGCAACTCCAAGAAAAACTTCTCACGCTAGGCTATGTGGTAAGCTAAGACCTTACACTATTAGATCTTACGCTATGAACGATATTTTTACACAAAACGTAAGCAACAAACATTTGTTGCGATTtctgtttcactttttacaTTGTGAAAAAGAATACAGAAAAAACGGCACATGGTTAGCGGATGATCCcgattaaaaccaaaacaaacaaacaaacaaacaaacaaaaaaaagagagtagATACTCCTTACTGGGggtcaaaataaaaaatgttatttaaataaaacacatcgaTACGTAATTTATCCTCTTCTTTCAGATTCATCCAGAAATCTAGCATTTTACCCACAACAATGATTTAACACGCTTAACACCTTGTGCATGGGTTTTCGTTTCTATGAAGTTTTCAGGGATGCTTGCCTCATTGTCATGGCAACGGATCGCGCCCAGGTCAGATTACGTCAGagtttgttggaaaagaaaaataaataaatcaatcagtcagtcattcCACACTGCTTGGACATTCCACAGCCGACAAATGCCGATCAAACATGTTCGGTCGGTGAAAACAAACGGCGTCCAACGTTAACAGATGCAGACAGGGTTAACACGCTGAGCTGACAAAACCCGACAAACCTGTCTGCCGCCGTTGCTCGGCAGTTGTCGGtgcagtgtgaactaggcttaaaCTGTCACTACAGAAACGTACTCGAACGAGTGCACCTGCGATGCGAATTACGGCTATACCGTacggctgctgttatagaaaatgaaccaacaccgtctgaccaatcagaatcgagcattcgaCAGCGGTATAAGACGGCATTAATAAATTGCTAAAAACATCAGTTTGTTGCTGCTGCTATAAACCTCTTAAAAATAGTAACTCATACACTAATTATACACTGTGTGTATAATTCTACAACAAAGATAACAAAACagatcacattattattattattattattattatatgagtgcgtcattatttaaaaatatttgccaTCTTTTAAAGCAACACCACAAATAATTACACTCAGctgtatattacatttatttttaaagaaggtGCAGTAGTtgttgtacaaataacctggaagatatgtataacatgattaaatttttttttatatttttttaaccccTGCGCATGGCATTAAGCCATGGTGTTGGCAAAGGTATATTAATTTGTTCAGAAAACCTGATTGGAAAACTGACTTCCGGTCCGAAAGCTTGTTGGTATTTGGATGCGCCTCCTGTCGgtcattttatacacacattacactatgggccacctgggggcggagcttcgtgaACATGGGCGGGAATCATTTGAATGTTGAACttacataaaatgttaaaaacataATCTTGGGGAGGGAAGAAAAGACTAATCTCACCTAATGCAAATACATTGTTAAACATTTAGTGAACACTGCTTACTTGAATCTGGCCGGGCGTTACTTACCACAGCATTAAGTCCATTGATAGTGTGTAGCAGCCATGTTTCCTGCACCTGTGTACGTCTGGAAAGAACTTCCTGATGCTTACAGGAGTAGCGCCATGTTACATCAACCACCTGCAATCGTACACCACACGGAGATTTCAATTATACACAAATAACGATACAATATAATTATTCACTATTCTAACGGTTTTTCATAACTGACCACaggggtggggttttttttttctatttccaaAGTTTAGAATCAAAGTCAGATCCATACGTGAAAgtgacaattttcataattttgcctcgAACGTTGTagtagatttgaaatgaagcaaatcAAGACTTTCAgcatattgcattaaccatttcgGACAGCTTATTACAGCCTAATcgacaatcataaatattaggattatttttaatacttggatgcaaatcctttgtagtcaatgactgcctgcagtctggaacccatggacatcaccaaacaCTCTTAATTGTAGACTGTGATGATGATATACGCCTTCCTCcaccagagtgttcttgacttggctagatgttgtgaaggggtttttccactttattgtcttccaggccttttgttGTTTGCGGAGCTCGCTAGTGCATTCCTTTATATTTAAGAACATAACAAATTGATGATTTTTCCACTCCTCTCTAActtaggtctgttttgtttttgcagccTAATGATGCCCTCCTTCACTTCCATCGACACCTTTTTGGACCATATATTGAGAGTTCGCATGAACAGCTACTAAATGCAAatttcaacacttggaatcaactccaaaCCTTTTGTCTCCTTAATCTGTCATAATGAGGAAACAagccacacctggccatcaaACTGCTTATTAGTCAAttatccaattacttttgagcctgtgaaaatggagagagtctgtataaaaaaattaaaaaataaaaacacggcTGTAATTCCTTAACGGTTAACGCGATagttttgttaaacccctttgaattaaagctgaaagtctacatttcAATCACATCTTAATGGCAAAACCACAAAAACTGTCGTcgtccaaatacttatgaacCCGACTGTATATGGATTACGCTTTAGAGATACATCCGTGTTTATGTTGGTCGCATGATGATTGTGTCACATTGCCCGTTCCTAATACGGATCCCGGAAATGAAAACCATAAGGGGATTGTGTCGTAAGTTGCACTTCCTGGGTTACATGATCGTTCCTAGCGTTTTATCATATTGCAGTAAGATTTGGAGGACCGACAAGATGTTTGTACCTGATCTTTTGAGAAAGCGAAGATGTAGGAAAGCTTCTTGCCCCAGCCCATCTCGTAGAGCAGAGGTGTGTCGCATGCGTTTTCGCAGGGATCACAGTGCAGCCAGCGCCGCTGAGACTGAGAGTACACCTCCGTCCACACGTGATCtaaaaaacacagcaataaattATACACGATACATACACGAGCACGACGTCAATCAGTCTGGAAAGAAGTTGAATGAAAGCAACATGTTTGTGTGCTAATGGCTGAGAGAGACGAGAAAGGTGTTCAGCATACCTGTCGAGTCCCAGATGTACCTGGCCTCCAGCCCCAACGCTCTGCAGCACAGAGTGAAGCAGTTGGCCCATTCTCCACAGCGCCCCCTCCTGGTCTCCAGCAGTTTCTCCGGGTTATTGTATCTAAACAGAAACGGCAAAACTGAGATAGCGCTTGctgcagaaccaaaagtccaaGGGCTAGAACTGGACCTGATCCAACTACTCCTATAAACCTAAGCGTAACCCATGAGACGTGGTACCACATGGAACAGAAAATGCACGCTAATTCAGCCGGAAACGCACCGAGTACGACTAGACCTAGGCACCGCCGAggatcaggtctgactccaccccctaGACTTTTCATTCTATATATAGTAAAGGGAACCAGATCCTAGTGCTATGTCCCATATCACATAGTATGTCAAAAAGTGGTGTGTGCTGGCCTGGAAAACTACaggctttcttttctttccgtTCACACTGCTGCAGCGTCTCATATGCATCTCTCATAAAGCTTTTTTACAGATACTACATTTCtgagccgataccgataaccgattattcagtgatatcggccgataccgatagttctgccttttataccttcttttaaatgaataataattaattccacaattctgaaggaaatgcaaataaaaactttattctctccatttcaacaagttgtttcacaataactggtctcataaacagaaaacacattactctaattaacattaacacatgaactaaattctgaagattaaagtaagattattaacttattgaatgtcattaattcatattaacattgactgaattctaaaaaacctcctgttaggcttcacattcactcaccacaaacaaaagtatttctacttcatcactgacatcaaactggtaatatataatatcaacttttttatatattaacattaaccttatatgaaatatactactctacaaatatacatttccgtgcaatatatacttgtcaactcatcttcatttaaatcgtTCAttggtgtactggcgctttaattcagcgcaagCAGCtcggcaataaataaataaataaaataaaataattagacTCGCCGCCGAAACTCgcacttcactgctgcagcatccagtgtaaaattttagcagtgcagagattacagagcttacaaactgcagttttgtgttttcccgccctcttttgattgacagcatATAATAGCCTTTtgcatcggtgcatctctaatatttatttatttattttaaagtacagtacattttcatggtacaatCAGTACTGTTTACTTCTGTGAtaaagcaatattttactttcagtgtttgaattttcattcagtatcagttttaaaaactatcagtTGATCTATCGCTCATCGtcaggtactgcccaacttcgttatcggtaaaatccagCTCGGCCTCTACAGCCCAAGTTTTTTTCGCTTAACTTTTTTGAATGtctttttattaaatcatttaaacattttcgCTGTCGTCTCTATAGACTGTGTGAGCGATCTTATCGGTTTTGACGACGTGACCGAACAAGAGCACTGCGGACATTTTTGAGAGCGAGTATCTGGTCACAAACTGATCTCATTAGGCTTTAGGtcaggaaatcacacttagttaacaaggttttagacatctttacacacacgGACTgcttttacttctgtttttgttaaACCGGCTCCTTACCCAACGTGATCTTTGCAGGCAGGTTAGAAATTAGCCTAAATAAATAGcaaaacatttctcaaaatattatgatgttttgttcaaatataaACCGCCAAAGTGCATTATTGGAAGAAAACCCCCAATACTGTGACGCTTAATAACACTGTGCAATTCTAAACATTTTGACACCCTCTACAGAACAACAAAAGGTAATGGAGACCATTGCTTGCTGACTTTCCACTTAAATCTGCAGAACATCTGGATAGGAATATACCTTATCATAAATTAAAAAGATGCAGAGTGTATTTCTGATAAACAAGCTTCAGTACCTTGGGAATCTGGTGGTGAGGTTGCAGGCGTCGCAGTAGTGGTTCTCTACACGACCAGCATCCCAGCGTAGGTCATCTGTAGAGGGTGGGAGGGAACCGGAGGAGTGCGTGCAACCCCCGCACCGGCTGCACGGTAGGCTGTCCACCCAGGTGAAGAAATCCTGCTTAAACCACTGTAACAGCTCCAGCACCAGCATATCCTCCTCAGCAAGACTACACTCTAAACGTAGGAACAAGATGATTCACTGCTAGAGATTTTTATGATTTACAAAATCAGGCATTAGAAATCAGAAACTTCTGCGTTCAGTGGAGTTCATACTGAAAAGGACTACACATAGCACATTAGgaatatacacaaaacagacGTTTCAGCAGAACAGGCACAATTCAGACTATACAGACACTATATAGGCAATAGAGCAGAGGAACCAAATATCTGTGTCAGGACAAAAATAAAGGAGTTGTGAAATGCAGAATATGTGTCATGCATTACTCATCGCTGGATAAGCTTTTCTCAAGCTCAGACAGCTTATGATGGCTGTCCATTTTAATTCCACTCAAGACTCCCGTTACAACGTTTACACTCCAGTGCTCTACCACATCACACTCTGGCACTccattctatttttatatatttatttttattttatttaatttctagtGTTAAAATTACTTTTAGTATACTTTCTAActctctgtgctgctgtaatATGTGAATTTCCCTCTGGGATGAATAAAAGTGTTTGATCTCAtctacagttgtgctcataaatttacataccccttgcagaatctgcaaaatgttaataatttttttttaaaataaagaggtATCATAAActttgcatttagttttttatttagttctgccctgaataaactatttcacataacaggtgtttacatctagtccacaagacacagtaataactgaattcacacaaatgaaccagttccaaagattacatacgcttgattattaatcctgtgtgtcgttacctggatgatcaacgactgtgtttatgttttgtgatagttgttcatgactcatttgtttgtcctgagcagttaaactgcccactgttcttcagaaaaatcctccaggtcctgcacattctttacttttccagcatcttctgcatatttgacccctttccagcagtgtctatatgatgttgagatccatcttttcacactgagtacagctgagggactcatacacaactataaCATAATGTTCAAACAATtaactgatgctcaagaaagaCTACTAAAAGtactaaaagaaaaacaaacaagatctttaaacaaataaaaaaaataatttacaccgatcgtcctgttcaaaagtttacacccccatggctcttaatgtatcgtgttgccctcttgagcatcagtgaatgtctGCACcagttgttcattaataaattaaacattattaatctTGGcaacatgctgtggtataagaagggaaaaaaataagaagggGGGggtggggaaagaaaaaaaaaaaaacttctggtGTGCTctcattggaaaataatcagctttgggcATTGAGCGTCGTTGCTCATTTTAGCATGAGCTAAATATAAGCTATTATATTCTGAACACAAGTCTTGCAtgtactacttttttttttattacatatttatttgtttgtatttgattACTACTTTAATATCCGTACTCCATGAGCGCAGTAGACTAACAGTATTGATCCCGTAAGTACAGTATAGAGTGCAGTACAAAACTCTTACCCGGGTCTGCTTCTCTGGCCTTGCACAGTCGATCTTTAGCTCTGGAGCAGAGCTGCTCATGTGGTAAACAGCTCAACGCTTTCCGCTGAAGTTCAGGATTCTCGTACACAATCAAGTGCTGAAAATTTGATTGCAGAGTCCCAAGGAAGGACTTGCTACCTAactgcaacacaaaagaagaaataaataaaggataatctgatatatgtgtgtgtgtgtgtgctagatCTAGCTCTAGCTATTTGCCTTAGTTAAATAGATCAAgcttaaaacagaaaacatagaGAAAGGTAGATAGGTCGGCTGAGATATTTTCACTGTTATTGTTGACTAAGGGGAAAAAGGTGTGCATGAGCATGGAGGAAAAAGTCAACTAGATGCTTGTACACACAAACGAACGACTGGACTCTTACCACAGATGGGGGCGGGTCTATAGGGCGCTGAGGCTCCGATGCCACTGTAGGACTCGGAGCAGGAGAGGAAACGGAGGTAGAAGTGCTTGAGCATGACGCGTGTTGGTCTGCTCCTAGTCTCTGGTCTCTCTCAGCAGCTATCGTCTCTCGCACTCGTCTCAGCTGATCTACAGACGCTGACCTCGGGAACACCAAGTGGGTCTCAGCCTGAAAGGGCAGAAACAGACAAGTCAAATACAGATCCCAATAGTGCTTTTAATTCATAATGTACTGtaagtaagggataatccacggtAGGGTGGCCGTTAAACGTGGAGGCAAAGAACCGGGGTGCATTAAAATAGCGTAAAGCACACCTAGTCGTGGATTATCCCGCTTAAACTGTGGTCACTTGCCTGTATTGACAAGTTAAAGCGGTCACTGATGTGTGCAAAATgtgactgaaaggataaaaataacggtTAATGTTTGTTGGTTATTTTATATCCGAATCGTTAGATCTACAATTCTGTTCATTCTATAATCAtagacagagataaagtagtgcaatAAGAttctatttatttcaattaattataataaataattattagagagagagcaagtgagagagaggggttgGAGATAGAGACTAAAAAGactagtgagagagagagagagagagaaactaaaaagactagagagagagactaaaaagactctagagagagagagagaacgagactAAAAAGACTAGAGCGAGATAGAGTGCGCTACTAATAATgcagctgtgagtttaactactgtaatCTACTGTAACTGCATGTTACTATGGTAACAGCtgtttataggcagcacatTCACTTcgaacggtgattaaactgacaggaactacctgtgcattataCAGTtcgaacgcacaccttccagccaatcagaatcgagtattccgACAGACTATGGTATAAAGCccggatatacagtatattcagacTTTCTGGTAAAATGAGTAAGTAACGATAAAGCGACAAATTTATGTCGCGTGTGACTGACGTTTTTGCTTGTAATCAGAGACAGCAACTGATTCGATACACAGCATCAGTATTGGGTCGATACccggtatttttattttatttgtagttttattacatttgcatCTAGATTTGTGTGTGGAAGCTGTAGTCTTGTAAAAGTCATGTTTTAgctattctttttattttcagctaaagtcattttaaaacgtagttgttgttttttttaaataaataaaaatatcagttACCGAGATCAGCTGATGCTCAAGATGTCAGTAAATcgttcaacagtgtactggcgttttaattcagctcgagcaccgcggccaaaaaaaaaatttgcctaGAAGCCGAAACTctcgcttcactgctgctcactccAAGtttaaaattttagcagtgcagagattacagcgcttacaaactgcagttttgtcgtcattccacacaagagacatcatctttacacacagcacgaaatccatgtgttttcccaccctctttttattgacaggatataatcagccctgatcatcgaACGTTTCTAAACTATCTGCCGATGGCGTGaaaaactggattttttttcaaatcggtgcatctctagtaaaaatgtaataagcTTTCCATCAGCCGTTTATTTAAAAACGCAATCTGAATGTTGTAcgacattaatctttaacaaagctatcaaactgaacagcaggcacaacaactgcagGACAACATCGTCCTCAATCTCGTTTGATTTGAGTTCAATGCGTCAAGTGACTAAAAACACgtcaatgtttttgaatatctcagTTTTCTCGGTTCACACCACAACGTGAAAACGCGGTTTTCAAACATATCCACTCGTTTTCGAAAAGCTCCTTTTCGCTGGACAAAAATGGCGTGTCAGTGTTTTGAAGGCCAAAACGTAGAGAAAATTAATTGCGTTTTCAAACGAATCGGGATTAATGTTACGTATACACTAATCCCGAGTCGTTTGAAAATGCAAATCTAAGAGTggtgatatttagtataacagcactggAAAATTTCAGTGTCGAACAGTTCATTACATTGAAACCATTTACTACATTTACTACAGGCTGTCAGGCAGTCTGTGCGTTGCCTAGCAACAGGCAAGCTTCTACCCAGCTACGGCTTCTTTAGGAATTATTTTCACTGACAGAGCgaaaatatacaaactatttgGCCCTAtcatgtctgaaatgtcagttagtCCCTATTAATTTCTTCTTGATAGAACTTTCGAATCACAGCCGTGCCGATCTTCAGCACAACAGCACTCTCACACCAGCcatattgtttaaataatgtaagtgataaaaaaactaaattagtTCCTGGATATTGAACAACATTAAACGtcactataaataataaaaagtgacTTATTGttctttcattattaaaaatggtAAACGCTGGCAAATCGACTGTGGTACGATAACAAATGATTATGCTTCCATTCCACTGCGCACTACACCGCAAACCACTACAAGGAAGAGGATGTAGAGTAGGAAAGGGGCAGGTGCAGTGTACAGTGTAGAAATGAAACACGGCCAAGAGAATCAGGTACCTCCTCAAAGCCCATTTCAAACAGGCACTCCACTGCTCCTTTCACAGGAAGAAGTTTAGTGGAGAAGGTTGGGTTTCCTATACGAATGGACCTGTACTTCTCTTCATTTGGGTTCCTGAAAATGATACGcagacacacgcagacacacgcagacacacgcagacacacgcagacacacgcagagagagagacagacatacagagacagagagaaagagagatagacaaagggagacagacagacagacagacagacagtgagagcaGATAGTGATTATAAGAATGTAAGGAATCATCTTTTAGATGCATTAAGGTTGGTTAAATAGTGTACCATGGATTAAAACAGTGATGAAATCAGCTGCATTccaaatgacttcctgtttcctgtatAAAGGcactatattatttatagggcagatgtaatgtaaatgtgccCCCTATATactctacacactctatatacactacacactctgTAGGccctatacacacacttatacacccAATACACCCCATATACCCTATACATCCCAACATCCATACTCTAAATACTCCATACACCCTGTACACCCATACACCCTCTATATACCCTATACCCCCAAACATCCATACTCTATATACCCAAACACACTCTATATACCGCATATACCCtatacacccatacacccccatATACTCTATACACCCAAACAACCATtacacactctatatacccATACACCCCCATATACTCCATACACcctacacacccatacacccccatATACTCTACATACTCTCTATACACcctatacactcatacacactctatataccccATATACCCCCATATACTCTATGCACCCCATATACCCATACCCCAATATACTctatacactcatacaccctatacactctatatacccTACACACCTATACACTGTACATACCCTatacacccatacacactctatatacccTACACACCCATATACGCCGTACACTCTATATACTCCATACACCCtatacactgtatacacactctatacacccTATACACCCCATGTACCCATACCCCAATATACTctatacactcatacaccctatacactctatataccctacacacctcatacacctatacactgtatataccctatacacccatacacactctatatacccTATACACCCCATATGCCCCCATATACCCTACACACCCCATATACCCATACCCCAATATACtctttacacacatacaccctaTATACTCCATATACCCtatacactctatatacccTACACACCCCATACACACTATATACCCTACACACCCATATACCCCATACACCCCCATATACTCCATACACCCTatacacccatacacactctatatacccTATACACCCCATATGCCCCCATATACCCTACACACCCCATATACCCATACCCCAatatactctatacacacatacaccctaTATACTCCATATACCCTatacacccatacacactcTTTACACCCTATACACCCCATATACCCTATGCACTCCATGTACCCATACCCCAATATACTctatacactcatacaccctatacactatatatacccTACACACCCcatacacactctatatactCTACACACCCATATACTCCATACACCCCCATATACTCTATATACTCCATACAccctatacacactctatatacccTATACACCCCATATGCCCCCATATACCCTACACACCCCATATACCCTATGCACTCCATGTACCCATACCCCAatatactctatacacacatacaccctaTATACTCCATATAccctatacactatatatacccTACACACCCCATACAcctatacactgtatataccctatacacccatacacactctatatacccTACACACCCATATACTCCATATagcatatacactgtatatacactatacacccATACACACTATATACCCTACACACCCATATACTCTATATACTTCATACACCctatacactcatacacccatacacactcAATATACCCGATACACTCCATATACCCTATATACTCTCTatgcactcatacacactctatatacccTACACACCCATATACTCCATACACCCctatatactctatatactcCATACACCCTATATACTCATACTCCATACACCCTATATACTcatacacccatacacactcAATATACCctatacactcatac carries:
- the ngly1 gene encoding peptide-N(4)-(N-acetyl-beta-glucosaminyl)asparagine amidase, whose translation is MAGFPGVSALFENPNEVFLDVSKLLLTYADNILRNPNEEKYRSIRIGNPTFSTKLLPVKGAVECLFEMGFEEAETHLVFPRSASVDQLRRVRETIAAERDQRLGADQHASCSSTSTSVSSPAPSPTVASEPQRPIDPPPSVLGSKSFLGTLQSNFQHLIVYENPELQRKALSCLPHEQLCSRAKDRLCKAREADPECSLAEEDMLVLELLQWFKQDFFTWVDSLPCSRCGGCTHSSGSLPPSTDDLRWDAGRVENHYCDACNLTTRFPRYNNPEKLLETRRGRCGEWANCFTLCCRALGLEARYIWDSTDHVWTEVYSQSQRRWLHCDPCENACDTPLLYEMGWGKKLSYIFAFSKDQVVDVTWRYSCKHQEVLSRRTQVQETWLLHTINGLNAVRQQSLSAERKQELLERLLVELVEFISPKSPKPGETGGRISGSLAWRAARGETGGAAASKEKATEFVFIPTESEKDAKTFHLQYNVAKDCYCRVHNNQEKILGWEKGVWKNESVFRKEEQDWQMVYLTRTEGSSSGRLCWRIVCAPVGMTIKSVSVRAVSQTFHSGAVYWRLRSSQSTVEFPGDGKMHSPTGLTGSEEVVVEAELSGGDGEVAWQHAQLFRQSLKDTETSSFEILVEMEDA